One stretch of Candidatus Acidiferrales bacterium DNA includes these proteins:
- the ribH gene encoding 6,7-dimethyl-8-ribityllumazine synthase — translation MKFAIVVSRFNSFITERLLAGAMDGIERCGGNPQDVTVARVPGSFEIPVAARRFAETKEYDAVIALGAILRGETAHFEFLAQEVTRGLQIASVETGVPIGFGVLTCDTLEQAIDRAGLKSGNKGFETALSAIEMANLIRQMGTKKAAGR, via the coding sequence TCATCACGGAACGGCTGCTGGCCGGCGCCATGGATGGGATCGAGCGATGCGGCGGAAACCCTCAGGATGTGACGGTGGCGCGCGTGCCCGGGTCGTTTGAGATTCCCGTCGCTGCCAGGCGCTTCGCCGAAACCAAGGAATACGACGCGGTCATCGCTCTTGGTGCTATCTTGCGCGGAGAGACAGCCCATTTCGAATTTCTTGCCCAGGAAGTGACCCGGGGCCTGCAAATCGCTTCCGTCGAGACCGGCGTTCCGATCGGCTTCGGTGTCCTGACCTGCGACACCCTGGAGCAGGCGATTGACCGCGCTGGATTGAAGAGCGGAAACAAAGGTTTCGAGACGGCCCTCAGCGCCATCGAAATGGCCAACCTCATCCGCCAGATGGGAACCAAAAAGGCTGCCGGTCGCTAA